ATCTACTGATCGTTTTCCTGTTTTTTTCGCTGACAATTTTATAATTTGTTTTCATAACCGATTTATATTGATGTCTTGTAACAGCATGCAATTATGGTGCAATTTTGGCGATTTGTTAGGGAATTTAGGTAGTTGATGTGGTGGTTTAGGTTATAAAATACACTGTCAAGGCGTATTTAAACGCTGCGCCTCATTTTACATCAAAGGGAGTGTTTTATCTATACACTCATTCCGGCTTTGCTAATAGCATATCGAAGCCGGAATGAGTATATGTAAATGAGTATATGTAATAGCGTTTGTTTATCGTTCGTTGTTGCTGCGTGTACCAGGTTCATGCGCTGTACCATGGTCGTATCGAGCAGCCACTCTTCTGGTTCGTTGAGCTTGATCAGAAGGAAGTGTATCCATCTGTTTTCCTTCGCTATAAAAAGTATCTTCGCTAAAGTGATAATGCGTATAGAATGTGGATGGATCATAATTATTGTCGCTTACGACAAATCCAACATCTCCGGTGCCTTCAAAGATGTGCCGGATAGATAATTCCGTTTCCGGATCGACATGATCATGGTAAGCAGGCAGTCGAATGACCTGATCTTCAGTAATAGATAGAACCACCACCTCTCCATCATCAGCAGGGTTGTATAAATAATCCGTTGCAGGTTCTTCTGTCGGCATCTCGTCGACAGTAAAGATCACGGTATGATTAATAGGCTCAACGGGGGGAGTTAGGTAGGCGGTATCATTACTCGCCTGAATCTTCGTGCCATCATAAAGCGAGGCAAGACCTATGGGTACGAGTATTTTCTTATCTTCTTCCACAACAAATTCAGCGTCATTCAGGTCGATGATAAGATAGCGAACCTGTTGGCTCTGGGGATCAAACAGCAGATCTCTTACATGTCCGATCAATTGACCAGCCTCATTTTTCACTTTCCATCCGCGGATATCAGGTTCTCCATCGACTATTTCATAATCGCTTCCTGCGAGTTCAATCAAATGATTATAGTTTTTGTCTTCTAATGCCATGTTTTTAGTTTTTGAGTTATTCAATTTTTTACGAGGGTCTAAAGAGTATCTCTTAGTGGCGCTGTGCTGTTTACACTTGTATCCGGAGTAGCCTCATTTAACCGTGCGCCACTGTTGTAGCGGTTTACAAAATAGAGGACCAATCCCAATGCAAGGAGTGATAGCAGGAGCCATAGCCACCAAGGTGCTCCATTTTTAGGTTTTACTTCTAAATGTGCCATATATACTTTTTTAAAAAGAACAACACTTCACTGGCTTCGTTTGAAAAAAATTTTTATGTATAGGTTTGGCTATTATAGTTTGTTAGCTGTAACGCACGATTGGTATGAACGATATAGCTGGCTGAACACGTATGGCCTTAACTTTGAAGGCTGCGTGTTGTATGGCTTTTAATGGGACACTATTAAAAAAATAAAAATAATTTAAACGATTTGCCGTGGACACTGTTATTTGATCGGAAATGTATTAATTAGTTAAATAAACGCAGGTTAAAGGATTGTTTTTTGTAGAGGCTAGGTTCGTGGTTGACCCAGCCTTTTTTTTTTACAAACAATTCCTAACTTTTTTTCTCTCTTATTTTTTAGGGACAGCAAATGAGAATCAACTAGTAACCAAATTGACCCATTTTGCACTTCTTGTTCAGTGCTCGTTCAGTGCTCGTTCAGTGCTTGTTCAGTGTGGACTGAATAAGCACTGACGAATTACTGTCTAAAAATCAATTAAAAACTGGTGTTAGGGATAGGTTGTTGTTAAGTTGTAGGCATATGAGGTATTCCATAAGAATTAACTAAGTTTGTAGCATAGCGCTTTTGAGTAATGCAATCTTTTTATTTCTGTTGTTTATTTTTTTGTTCCTTAATCAGCACTTCGGTTGTTGGACAATCGCTGGATTATCCGTCTTTCCGAAATATTTCTTTGGGTACGAACGCAAATACCGTACATTCATTTGCGCAAGATAGTTTGGGAATGTTATGGTTGGGAAGTAACAATGGCCTATTTAATTATGATGGCTATGCGCTGCAGCCGCTTACGGGAACTAAATATCCTTTTCAGACCTTTGTATATTGTATTGAAATGGTCGATGATAAGCATTTTGCATTGGGTACCGGACAGGGCGTGCTACTTTATAATTACCAGTTAGACCGTTTCGATTCTTTCCCTTCAGGAGGCCCTTCTGACGTCAGATCACTGCTGGTCGTGGGCAATACATTATGGATCGGCTCCATTGCTGGTTTGTACTGCTATGATATCAAGACGCATAAACTTGTCGACTATACCAAATCATTTCCCACGAATAAAGCCAGACCTGCCGTTTACGCACTGGATAAGATCGACGATAGCATCTTGATAGGCACGTATAATGGACTTTTTGAGTTAGATGTAATCCATAAAAAAATTGTTGCCTTAACACTACCCGACTATAAAAAAGGGAGCAACCAATTTGTAAATTCCATTTTTTCTGTTCCGGAGTTAAGCAAAACGTTTATT
The genomic region above belongs to Sphingobacterium zeae and contains:
- a CDS encoding PRC-barrel domain-containing protein, giving the protein MALEDKNYNHLIELAGSDYEIVDGEPDIRGWKVKNEAGQLIGHVRDLLFDPQSQQVRYLIIDLNDAEFVVEEDKKILVPIGLASLYDGTKIQASNDTAYLTPPVEPINHTVIFTVDEMPTEEPATDYLYNPADDGEVVVLSITEDQVIRLPAYHDHVDPETELSIRHIFEGTGDVGFVVSDNNYDPSTFYTHYHFSEDTFYSEGKQMDTLPSDQAQRTRRVAARYDHGTAHEPGTRSNNER